In Acipenser ruthenus chromosome 1, fAciRut3.2 maternal haplotype, whole genome shotgun sequence, the genomic stretch GTTGTTTCTGAGTATGGATAATCTACTGTGGATTCATATATTAACATCATTAAAGGCCAGGCAGGTTTCTGAAGCAGGTGACATTACAACGAAACatgttttgagaaaataatttGACAAAGGGTGTAGGGAGTTTGGAAAGAAGGAAGAACaacatttattttgcagtttcttaaACGCACAGTAAGCTTGTGGATACTGTAGATACAGTAAAATTAATTTTGGAATATATATCCTTTTAGACAAAGGTATACAGTGGCAGCCATCAGTgcactgcagtgcagtgcagaacAGTAACGGCATCAACATACACATACAGAAATATCGCCATTAAAATCGATAACAACGTCACTATAGTCGGTTCTTTGACACTTCTTACGTcatataagaaaggttacaaacgagaggaggtgtCCAGGTGTCCTGGATACCGTAACAGTAGTATGCAGTACAAAAATAAGACAAACATACAATTCAGTGACACTCAAGCTGTGTCTGAATCAGAGGGCTAGTGTAGTACTGTACTTGACGTTACTGTGCCTGTTCCTTACCTGTACTCGCCTCGGCTTTGTCGCTTTAAAGTTTTAATTCTATTTATCTTCGAGTCTTGCTTTCCACCTGTCTCACCTCTTTAGACTGTATACGACTTTTCagtgaaataaatatatgaacaaaGTAAAAGTACAGAAAATAATTTAACCTGAGAGACGCAGCATTCACATACATACAACAAAACAGAGTTCTCTCTCCTTCCGTATAACAAGCCTCACACTGACCCACCCCCAAAGACTGACGAGGAGGTTAGCCAATCAAGTCCTCCTTTGGAACACCGTCAGCCAATACCGTGGGCGGTTCATCGCAtcgcagttttttgttttggatGGAGGAGAGACGTAGAAATCAAAGTAGCACTAGAGTGGTTACTTGTGTCATTTACTTTGGCTGGTAGAATGTTGTGTTTGTAAAAGTATTTGCTGGCTGGGCACTGCGCTGGGCAGCGTTACAGGGTGGGGAGTTCCGATTgtgctttaatgtacagtatctaTACTGCAAGATTctgagtaaaacaaaaacagcacatattaataaaacatgttgtCAACAATTTAGTCTCCAGAACAACGTATTTAACAAGACTGTGGCACAATACGACACAACATAAGAAAGTACAGAACAGTAAAGTGGGGAACATGTGTGGAACACCTGGAATGGGAAATCAAAATgataaaacattgtaaaaaaaacggTAAAGCATGAGGAAGGAAAAAGCACGAGGAGGATCGATGCTTATTGACTGCAGCATGTTAAATGAGCTGTTTCCAGTTCAACTTGAAATTTAAACAGCAGTCTGCatcatattttattttgatttattctgACTGTCCCCTTGAGGTTTTATGATGCACAGTAAGCATGCAGGCACCCGGGTCACTCACATTCTGTGCTTTTAAGTGATGGCCTGTGTGAGAAGTCTGTATTAAGGTGCTTGAGTcactattggctggtttcacagacccggatTAGCACTTAGTTATGTTAGGTAAGACTAGCGCTAATCgagttctgtgaaaccagctgtatgtTTTTAGTTGCAGTTGCCTGCCAAGTAACTTTACTCTAGATCAGCCAAAGAGTCTTTATAAAAGCAAGAGTGATCTACCACTTTGGCACATGTTTCCCGTTGTTTTACTGGCAATACCCAGCACAGCTGTTATTGGTGATGGCTCTTACTTAGGGAAATCACTTTAACACATACTGCTGGTGACAGGTTTATCACATGAACATGcatttatgcattttattttgagatGGCGTTCAGACACAGAATCATGAGAATCAATTTATAAATGGTCAAACAAGAACAATCAGACAGATTTGCATAGACAGAAAGCTACTCACTCTCCCCTCCATCATGTGCTTTGGCACTCTGGTCATTTGGCCATGCAGCTGTGCTGTTGGCCTTCTGTCTTTGTGGAACCTGATGGTCTCCAGGCTAATGCCATTGCAATGCAGTGGTTATAAATCCAGTGCCATGGTACAGAATCAAGACAAAAAGATGCACAGTACAGCACACTTCTTGAACTTTATTTACACTGCATGGATTTTACATGTCTCAGTGCAATATAGAAATATACTGCAATTACCCCAGCATTGGatgtgaatataaaaataaactaattaaatCAATAGTAACATTTCTCACTCATGAGCATAACAACATTCACAAAAGAGCTTTATCTtttagttttccagactttattttcacattGACTCTGAAAGCTGTTTTGCCTGGCACAGAACTATTCGTTAATGGTAACCACCTGGTTCCATGTCCAtactcacttcctgtgctgtaggtgctAAAACCCAGCAAGCTGCACAATCACACTCAATGCTGACTCTATGTTGTGTCAATTGGATGTCTATTGCATTGCTGCTCTAAATAAAGTGAACAGGGCAAGAAGACTTCATCACTAAATGCATGGGATCTTATTCTGAAGCAAATGCATGACAAGGGCAAATTTCtaagacaaaatgttttttagCAGATTTAACAGGAGCTTGAACAGGAGTACTTGCTTCGTCCAGCGCTGTGCAAGGAATATTAAGATTCAACAGAGCGGGTAATAAACTTATGTGATCATTTACCATGTACATTAAGTGTATAAACAGTTCAAGAGAAAAGTACTGCATGTAGGAAGCAAGTATGTTGAGCCTAATGGCTTTCTCTTGTTCCTAAAATCGCATGTTCTTGTATTTTGCAACAGGATGCAGTGGACATTTCTGCACTACAGTTGATCTCAGTGTTCCATGTGTCTGACCAGGGGGACAATGGTCACCAAACGAACATCAGCATCTGAAGCTGAGAGCATGTTATAAAAGTTACATGTCAACAAATGCAGGTGAATCACCCCAACACTGCTGACCACACTTCTAACACAGATTGGAAACACTCAGCAGCACATTTTCATTaaatttttctattttaaatcacTTATTATTTTTGATTCTATTGTATatgctttaagaaaaaaacaactgtgatttttattttaccaaatattatacaaaaaaacTCAATACAATTCTAGCGCCCCACGAGTGGAGTCTGAAGTGAATGACGGGGGACAGCGTGGATCACTTGAAGACTGTGGCCTTCCAGCAGCTGGTCCACAGAGATTAAGGGTCGAGGCACATTGGGGAGGATGGGCCTCAGAACATTTCCTTGGTAGTCTCTGCCTTCCTGTGTGGACCCTTTCCACGAGCCTCGTCTGGCACCACTGGGCTCTCGAAGCACCACTCCCGGGGACAGCTCCATGCTCTCTAAGAGCAGACTGGCCATTGTGGACATGGGGCCATGTGGAACCTGCCGTTCCTCCTTATATAAAGACTTAGAGGCCTGGGGCTCATCCAGCACACAGAGGGGAATTTGCTTTCTGGTGCTTTTGGTCACTGTCCGATCTGGTCGCGCCCCAGCTTCTCTGGCTCTCTGCACCTCTGATTTGTCTTTCCCCCGAACGGTCCTGCGCAGCGCACCCCACCCAGCCTTGATAGCTGCCAGCCTTACTTGCTCGGCCTCCACCTCGGGGTCCACCAGCTCGACCCTCGGCCTCACAAGGTGCCTGGGTAGCCGTGCCGGCTCTAGCCTGCGCACTGCGGTGACGTTGCCGGACTCATCGTAGGTGATGTTATTATTCTGCGCCGGCCGGCTCCCCTGGATCTTCAGAAGGTTGTGAAAGGCAGCAGGGATCAGTTTGGGTGAGTCTTGCTCAGAGGGGAGAGATTGGGAGAGTTGCTGGATCAGCAGATCCCTCTCAGAGTCCTCCAGAGGTTTGGTGAAGTTACGCAGGCCGGCTGACGGCAGAGCCCCCCGGTGGGGCTTGTACTGCCTTTTTGCTTTCTGCTCtttgggagggggggtggggttaCGGGGGAGATTAGTTTTTTTGGGTACAGGTggttcttttttctctcttttgatCTCAGAGGTCTGTTTATTTGGTGTCAGATCCAAATCCTTGATTTCTTTCTGTCTGGATTTACTCTGTTCCTGCTGTGTGTCAGTTTCTGGCTGGTGTGCCGTAGGTTGTGTGTTCTCTTTAGTAGGAGGCTCAGCCAGCTTCTGCAGAGAAGGTTAAATgatgtttcattttaatttacagctCAACACCAGTACAATGACAATTGTTAAGTTTTCAAAGTTTCAATTTCTTTGTAAATTCTCTGTAAGTATACCCTTACTGTGTAAATTCATTAACAGGTATACCCTATCACTTTTTGGAATACCCAACAACAATAACAGTTCGGAATGAAGATAAAGAAACCGTTGTGTAGCACGCAAGCACAAAATCACTACTGCTTTACACACTACAGGGGGCTGCACTTCAGTAGTGGCTACATAAATCAGCTGTACAATTGTGctctgtaaaatacatttttgactgTGTGGAAATGTGCTACATAAATGTCAGTTCTATTCCAATAGCTTGCAGAGATCTTACAAAGTTGTAATATCTTATAGGAACAGGAATAAGGACATTGTCAAATAATGTAATCAATAAGGTAAGGCCTTACACTACTGTAATAACTACAGTTAAGACATGAAGAGCAGTGCACCTGTTTGCCTGTCCCACGTGGTGTCAGTCCTGTGTGCACAACTGGAACAGACCCTTGTGCCCAGGAATCTGTGCCACATGGCGAGGGCTCCTCATCTTCCTGCCAGGTGGGGTCGCACTGCACAGACTCTTCCCCCTTATCTCGGGCCAGGAAGCGCCACTCCACAATCTGAACCATTGCATCTCTTGCCTGCATCACCGTGAAGGGTATCAGCTGGAGGGAAGGAGAAAAGAGCGAGGCACATTTAGAATTTCACATTAAAATAGGTGCTCTTTGTGTCTCCTGAAGAAATGGGATTACTTGAACAATGGTTTGCAGAAAAACATTGTTCATAACTTTGAATCCTTGCCAATTGGCACTGGCTCCGTCTGCGGTCTAGCagggattaaaaaacaaacaaaccaaaaaaactgtTCCTGATGTACAAAACTTAAATGAACAGCTGAGGTCTCACATCTTTAAACTTGTTCCAAAGTGCAAAACTTTTTCAGTGCATTTAGAATTTAATGATAAGGAAGGCCAATTATTTACACCAACAactacttaaataataatacggCAGAAAGAAGCAGCACTTACATCTTCCGCTATTCATGTTATTATTAGACCACACGTGTCAGATGTAACGTGAAGTTCACTAACACTGAAACGTTTGTTGTCTTGACTTGTAAGTTTTACCTCTGACTGTTATTCACTCAGGCTTTGAAACTTTGCAACCTACTGAACTTGTTTGATCTGATCTACTTGGTGACACATCTCTGTTCACAGGTTTCAGGTGCAGGGCAGTCAGTAAGCAGGTATCGAATACTGTGCTGCTGCATTGTGTATCAGACGGTAATTAAATGTGTGCCTCCTCACTTGCTTCTTTAGGTAGGCTCTGTAACACTCCTCCATCACTCGGGCCATCAAGACATCAAAGACTTCCGCCACcgcctcctccccctcctcctgcgCTACCATGGAGACCCAGTCGGCCTCGGTGAGTCGGCCCTGGACAACATCAGGGGGCGCTGTTTGACCAACAGCCTGGGAAACAGACACAGAGGTGGTGCGGGATTTCTCCGCCCGTGATTTGGACATCGCTGCGCGGGACATGATATCTAGCTGTTTGGAAAGCAAGCCAGACAGGGACACGGCGGGTAATCTCTGAAAAATAATAAAGCAGTCGTCTCCATTAGAACTGCTTTACAATTTACTAATATATATCTTAGAAAACATTGCTAAACATTTATCGTAAAACtgtttacaataacaatacacCTGGTATAATGTGTTTTATAAGGAAAAAAGTCTTTGACAGTGttaaaaatcaatgaaaaaacaTGTATGTCTTCATACAGTGATATAAAAAATCGAATTAAATGTTTTGGAAATAAATACCCAACCAAACTACAGTTACTGTATTTAACGTACCTAAATGTTGTTTCCAAGAGAAATCCCACTCCAATTCCAGGTGCTTACCAGAGTCAAATATCCtctattttggtgtttttttcaatgtatttatatcTGGTTCGCCTCTTCGCTGTTCTGGTTACAATTTAAGAGCAGAGACCGACG encodes the following:
- the LOC117404146 gene encoding uncharacterized protein C2orf81 homolog isoform X1, which translates into the protein MSRAAMSKSRAEKSRTTSVSVSQAVGQTAPPDVVQGRLTEADWVSMVAQEEGEEAVAEVFDVLMARVMEECYRAYLKKQLIPFTVMQARDAMVQIVEWRFLARDKGEESVQCDPTWQEDEEPSPCGTDSWAQGSVPVVHTGLTPRGTGKQKLAEPPTKENTQPTAHQPETDTQQEQSKSRQKEIKDLDLTPNKQTSEIKREKKEPPVPKKTNLPRNPTPPPKEQKAKRQYKPHRGALPSAGLRNFTKPLEDSERDLLIQQLSQSLPSEQDSPKLIPAAFHNLLKIQGSRPAQNNNITYDESGNVTAVRRLEPARLPRHLVRPRVELVDPEVEAEQVRLAAIKAGWGALRRTVRGKDKSEVQRAREAGARPDRTVTKSTRKQIPLCVLDEPQASKSLYKEERQVPHGPMSTMASLLLESMELSPGVVLREPSGARRGSWKGSTQEGRDYQGNVLRPILPNVPRPLISVDQLLEGHSLQVIHAVPRHSLQTPLVGR
- the LOC117404146 gene encoding uncharacterized protein C2orf81 homolog isoform X2, translating into MQARDAMVQIVEWRFLARDKGEESVQCDPTWQEDEEPSPCGTDSWAQGSVPVVHTGLTPRGTGKQKLAEPPTKENTQPTAHQPETDTQQEQSKSRQKEIKDLDLTPNKQTSEIKREKKEPPVPKKTNLPRNPTPPPKEQKAKRQYKPHRGALPSAGLRNFTKPLEDSERDLLIQQLSQSLPSEQDSPKLIPAAFHNLLKIQGSRPAQNNNITYDESGNVTAVRRLEPARLPRHLVRPRVELVDPEVEAEQVRLAAIKAGWGALRRTVRGKDKSEVQRAREAGARPDRTVTKSTRKQIPLCVLDEPQASKSLYKEERQVPHGPMSTMASLLLESMELSPGVVLREPSGARRGSWKGSTQEGRDYQGNVLRPILPNVPRPLISVDQLLEGHSLQVIHAVPRHSLQTPLVGR